A single Orcinus orca chromosome 2, mOrcOrc1.1, whole genome shotgun sequence DNA region contains:
- the LCMT2 gene encoding tRNA wybutosine-synthesizing protein 4 translates to MGPRSRERRAGAVQSTNDSSAVSKTSLAARGYVHDAFAALLVPGTARRAPLIHRGYYVRARAVRHCVRAFLKGTCAVPGAPRAQILSLGAGSDSLYFRLKTAGRLTRAAVWEVDFPDVAQRKAQRIRDTPELCALTGPFQSGDPGYTLCFESSDYCILGLDLRHLQRLDHALGTAGLDAAAPTLLLAEAVLTYLEPDDAAALIAWAAQRFSNALFVVYEQMRPRDAFGEFMQQHFRQLNSPLHGLDRFPDAEAQQQRFLQAGWTACRAMDMNEFYRCFLPAEERRRVENLETFDEFEEWHLKCAHYFILAASRGDALSQTLVFPPSETFPRIDPASPSGVFPASVVTGDSQGPDLKRYGHASVRLSPGLILSAGGFGEQEGRHCRVRKFHLLSRYCDFEWKGNQICSWGTGAQWDGRLYHTMTRLSDTQVLVLGGRLSPVTPALGILQLLFCKSEDNNPEDLNVTVTKVGPEEDSPLSCWRHSTTEVSYENQRYLFVYGGRSVAEPVLSDWHFLHVGTMAWVRIPVEGEVPEGRHSHSACSCQGGALIAGGLGASEEPLSSVLFLKPISCGFIWESIAIQPPITPRYSHTAHVVNGKLLLVGGVWIHSTSVPGVTVIDLSTGLSFEYQIDTTCVPWPLMLHNHTSILLPEEQQLLLLGGGGNCFSFGTYFNPCTVTLDLSSLSARQ, encoded by the coding sequence ATGGGCCCGCGGAGCCGCGAGCGTCGCGCCGGGGCAGTGCAGAGCACCAACGACAGCAGCGCCGTCAGCAAGACCTCCCTGGCTGCGCGCGGGTACGTGCACGACGCCTTCGCCGCCTTGCTAGTTCCAGGGACCGCGCGCCGCGCGCCGCTCATCCACCGCGGCTACTACGTCCGCGCACGCGCTGTGCGGCACTGCGTGCGCGCCTTCCTGAAGGGGACGTGCGCGGTCCCCGGCGCGCCTCGCGCCCAGATCCTGTCGCTCGGCGCTGGCTCGGACTCGCTGTATTTTCGCCTCAAAACTGCGGGCCGCCTGACCCGGGCTGCCGTCTGGGAGGTAGATTTTCCGGACGTGGCACAGCGCAAAGCGCAGAGGATTCGAGATACGCCGGAACTGTGTGCGTTAACCGGGCCTTTCCAGAGCGGGGACCCCGGGTACACGTTGTGCTTTGAGAGCTCGGACTACTGCATCCTGGGCCTGGACCTGCGGCATCTTCAGCGATTGGACCACGCCCTGGGCACCGCGGGCCTTGACGCAGCCGCACCGACTCTCCTCCTGGCTGAGGCCGTGCTGACCTACCTCGAGCCGGATGATGCCGCGGCCCTCATCGCCTGGGCCGCCCAGCGTTTTTCTAATGCCCTTTTCGTCGTCTACGAGCAGATGAGGCCGCGTGACGCCTTTGGCGAGTTCATGCAGCAACATTTTCGGCAGCTGAATTCTCCCCTGCATGGCCTGGACCGCTTTCCCGACGCGGAAGCCCAGCAGCAGCGCTTCCTTCAGGCCGGCTGGACCGCCTGCCGTGCCATGGACATGAATGAGTTCTATCGCTGCTTTCTTCCCGCAGAAGAACGCCGGCGCGTGGAAAATCTCGAAACTTTCGACGAGTTTGAGGAGTGGCATCTGAAGTGCGCCCACTATTTCATTCTGGCCGCTTCTCGGGGAGACGCCCTCTCCCAAACTCTGGTGTTTCCACCCTCAGAGACGTTTCCTCGGATAGATCCTGCTTCCCCTTCAGGAGTCTTCCCTGCCAGTGTAGTCACTGGTGATAGCCAGGGCCCAGACCTTAAGAGATACGGGCACGCCTCGGTCCGTTTGAGCCCAGGTCTTATTCTCAGTGCTGGAGGATTTGGAGAGCAGGAGGGGCGACATTGCCGAGTGAGAAAGTTTCACTTGCTCTCAAGATACTGTGACTTTGAATGGAAAGGCAACCAAATATGCAGTTGGGGGACTGGAGCTCAGTGGGATGGACGCCTTTATCACACCATGACAAGACTTTCAGATACTCAGGTTCTGGTTCTGGGAGGGAGACTGTCCCCAGTAACTCCAGCCTTGGGGATTCTCCAGCTTCTTTTTTGCAAGAGTGAGGATAATAACCCTGAGGACCTAAATGTCACAGTCACAAAGGTCGGCCCAGAAGAAGATTCTCCTTTGTCATGTTGGCGCCACTCGACAACAGAAGTGTCCTATGAGAATCAGAGATATTTGTTTGTGTATGGGGGCCGCAGTGTGGCCGAACCTGTACTAAGTGACTGGCATTTCCTACATGTGGGGACAATGGCTTGGGTCAGGATCCCAGTGGAGGGAGAAGTACCTGAAGGTCGGCATTCCCACAGTGCCTGCAGCTGTCAAGGGGGAGCCCTCATTGCTGGAGGTCTGGGTGCTTCTGAGGAGCCGTTAAGCTCTGTACTCTTTCTGAAACCAATCTCTTGTGGATTCATCTGGGAATCAATAGCCATCCAGCCTCCCATTACCCCAAGGTACTCCCACACAGCTCATGTGGTCAATGGGAAGCTTTTGTTGGTTGGAGGGGTCTGGATTCATTCCACCTCAGTTCCTGGAGTGACTGTTATTGATTTGTCTACAGGACTGAGCTTCGAGTATCAGATTGACACAACATGTGTGCCATGGCCGTTAATGTTACACAATCATACCAGCATTCTCCTTCCTGAAGAGCAACAGCTCCTGCTCCTTGGAGGTGGTGGGAACTGCTTTTCCTTTGGTACCTACTTCAACCCCTGTACAGTGACATTAGACCTTTCTTCCTTAAGTGCTAGGCAGTAA